The Chloroflexota bacterium genome includes a region encoding these proteins:
- the fusA gene encoding elongation factor G, producing the protein MTSELERTRNIGIIAHIDAGKTTTTERILYFTGKIYKIGEVHEGTAVMDWMEQERERGITITAAATTANWRDHRINIIDTPGHVDFTVEVERSLRVLDGGVVVLDAVAGVEPQSETVWRQADKYGVPRIVFINKMDRIGANYWGTIDMIKERLGAEPLPIQIPIGHESSFVGIVDLVSPRALVWGDDPDAPPEEIAVPVTQGDDAATWHERLVERVVETNDALLHRYLEGEAIGADELRAALRQAVIDGKFVPVLCGSALRNKGVQPLLDAIVDYLPSPLDVPPVAGRNPQTGEVEARRALPEEPLAALAFKIVADPFVGKLTYVRVYSGVLKAGSYVYNATKDRRERIGRLLRMHANRREDIDQIEAGDIAAVVGLRDTSTGDTLCDPNKPLILETIRFPEPVISVAIEPRTKADQDRMANALARLSEEDPTFRVRTDQESGQTLIAGMGELHLEVIVDRMLREFKVNARVGRPQVAYRETITQHAKEEGRYVRQSGGRGQYGHVWLEVDPLEPGSGIEFVDKIVGGVIPREYIPAVEAGVREAAEGGVVAGYPLVDLRVSLVDGSYHEVDSSEMAFKIAGSIGLKRAVERAKPQILEPIMQVEVVTPDAFLGDIVGDLNARRGRIDGIEPRGGGQVIRAKVPLAEMFGYATDLRSMSQGRATYSMEFARYEPVSQDVARTVLARARS; encoded by the coding sequence ATGACTTCGGAGCTGGAACGCACTCGGAATATTGGGATCATTGCCCACATCGACGCGGGCAAGACCACCACGACCGAGCGAATCCTCTATTTCACCGGGAAGATCTACAAGATCGGGGAGGTCCATGAGGGCACCGCCGTCATGGACTGGATGGAACAGGAGCGCGAGCGCGGGATCACGATTACGGCCGCCGCGACGACCGCGAATTGGCGCGACCACCGCATCAACATTATCGATACGCCCGGGCACGTCGACTTCACAGTCGAAGTCGAGCGCTCGCTGCGCGTACTGGACGGCGGTGTCGTCGTGCTCGACGCGGTCGCCGGCGTCGAGCCGCAATCGGAAACGGTTTGGCGTCAGGCCGACAAGTACGGCGTTCCCCGGATCGTGTTCATCAACAAGATGGACCGGATCGGCGCGAATTACTGGGGCACGATCGACATGATCAAGGAGCGGCTCGGGGCCGAGCCGCTCCCGATTCAAATCCCCATCGGGCACGAATCATCGTTCGTGGGAATCGTTGATCTCGTCTCTCCGCGGGCCCTGGTGTGGGGTGATGATCCCGACGCTCCGCCGGAAGAGATCGCGGTGCCAGTCACCCAAGGCGACGACGCGGCGACGTGGCACGAGCGACTTGTCGAGCGCGTGGTGGAGACCAACGATGCGCTGCTGCACCGCTATCTCGAGGGCGAGGCGATCGGCGCGGACGAGCTTCGCGCGGCGCTTCGGCAGGCGGTGATCGACGGGAAATTCGTTCCGGTGCTCTGCGGAAGCGCGCTGCGAAACAAGGGCGTGCAGCCGCTTCTCGACGCGATCGTGGACTACCTCCCATCGCCCCTGGACGTCCCGCCTGTGGCGGGACGCAATCCGCAGACGGGCGAAGTGGAAGCGCGGCGCGCCCTCCCCGAGGAGCCGCTCGCCGCGCTCGCGTTCAAGATCGTCGCCGATCCGTTCGTGGGGAAGCTAACCTACGTGCGCGTGTACTCCGGGGTCCTGAAGGCCGGCTCCTACGTCTACAACGCGACGAAGGATCGTCGGGAGCGCATTGGGCGGCTCCTGCGGATGCACGCGAACCGTCGGGAAGACATCGACCAGATCGAGGCGGGCGATATTGCCGCGGTGGTCGGTCTACGCGATACGTCCACGGGCGATACATTGTGCGATCCCAACAAACCGCTCATCCTCGAGACAATTCGCTTCCCGGAGCCCGTGATATCCGTCGCCATCGAGCCACGGACCAAGGCGGACCAGGATCGCATGGCGAACGCGCTGGCGCGGCTCAGCGAGGAGGACCCCACCTTCCGGGTTCGGACTGACCAGGAGTCCGGCCAGACCCTCATCGCCGGCATGGGCGAGCTGCACCTGGAGGTCATCGTCGACCGCATGCTCCGCGAATTCAAAGTGAACGCGCGCGTTGGGCGCCCGCAGGTTGCCTATCGCGAGACGATCACGCAGCACGCGAAGGAAGAGGGCCGGTACGTTCGCCAGAGCGGTGGGCGCGGCCAGTACGGACACGTCTGGCTCGAGGTGGACCCGCTCGAGCCGGGGTCGGGGATTGAGTTCGTCGACAAGATCGTGGGAGGCGTGATTCCACGAGAATACATTCCGGCCGTCGAGGCGGGCGTCCGCGAAGCTGCCGAGGGTGGTGTCGTGGCCGGGTATCCTCTTGTGGACCTGCGTGTTTCCCTGGTGGATGGCTCCTACCACGAAGTCGACTCGTCCGAAATGGCCTTCAAAATCGCCGGCTCCATCGGGCTCAAGCGCGCCGTAGAGCGAGCGAAGCCGCAGATCCTGGAGCCGATCATGCAGGTCGAGGTCGTGACACCGGACGCGTTTCTCGGCGACATCGTTGGAGACCTGAACGCGCGGCGCGGGCGCATTGACGGCATTGAGCCGCGTGGGGGCGGGCAGGTCATTCGCGCGAAGGTGCCCCTGGCCGAGATGTTCGGCTATGCAACCGACCTGCGCTCCATGAGCCAAGGGCGAGCGACGTATTCGATGGAGTTCGCCCGCTACGAACCCGTATCGCAG
- the rpsG gene encoding 30S ribosomal protein S7, whose amino-acid sequence MPRRARVVRREIPPDSKYGSRTLAKFINKVMIGGKKSLAERIVYQALENVERQGHQNPLDIFDQAMRNATPILEVKPRRVGGATYQVPVEIRGDRRVSLAMRWLIGSARGRPGKSMADKLSGELLDAARGQGATVKRRDDVHRMAEANKAFAHYRW is encoded by the coding sequence ATGCCAAGAAGGGCTCGCGTCGTTCGACGCGAAATTCCGCCGGACTCGAAGTACGGCAGCCGTACCCTGGCGAAATTCATCAACAAGGTCATGATCGGGGGGAAAAAGAGTCTCGCCGAGCGGATCGTGTACCAGGCGCTCGAGAACGTCGAGCGTCAGGGGCATCAGAACCCCCTGGACATCTTCGATCAGGCCATGCGCAACGCGACACCGATCCTGGAAGTGAAGCCGAGACGAGTCGGCGGCGCGACGTACCAGGTGCCGGTTGAGATCCGCGGGGACCGCCGCGTGTCGCTGGCGATGCGCTGGCTCATTGGCTCGGCGCGCGGCCGGCCGGGCAAGTCAATGGCGGACAAATTGTCGGGTGAGCTACTGGATGCCGCGCGGGGGCAGGGTGCAACCGTCAAGCGGCGCGACGACGTACACCGTATGGCGGAGGCCAACAAGGCATTCGCGCACTATCGCTGGTAA